CGAGCCCAGGCTCAGGGTGCGGCCGCCGTCCACCCACCCGTCGTCGTCGTACGAGCGGGGGTAGAGGACGTCGACGTCGCCGTTGGTGTCGATGTGAAAGACGGCCAGGTAGCCGTCGCGTTCGGTTCGCACGTTCACCCGCATGCGGTCGCCCGAGCGGAAGACGTCGCCGCCGTTCATCCACACGCGTACGTCGCCGTTCTGCGCGGCGAGTGCGGCGGTGATGGCCGAGGCGCCGGAAAGCGTGGCCGGCACGAGGGGCGCGGACTCGGCGGCGGCCGGAACGGCGCCGAGCGCGGCGAGCACGAGGCCCGCGGCAAGAATTCTGGTTTTCATCAGTGGGTCTCCGGTGGAGCGGGGTTGAGCACCCATGCAGCGCGGCAAGCGCCGTTCCGAACCCGCCTCCATGCAACATACAAGGAAAGTGCTGGATGAACAAACGTTTCCGCCGCTCCACCGCGCGTCCCTGCGTCACCGTGCGGGGACGGGTGTTCTCGGAATGCGGACGATAGGGGAGAGTGCGTCAGTGCGGGGTGCGTGAGTGCGTTAGTGCGGAACTGCAGTACGAAAGTACGAGAGTGCGAAAGTGCAGCACCCTTGGACGGGGTCGGCTGTCCGCTGCGGTGTGTGAGGCGTATCCCCCTGCCGTTCCCCCCGCGTACCTCCGCTACCCCTGCGTCCTCCGCGTGAAACGGACGGCAGTCTCGGCGGGCACACACGCCTGGGACGGGGCGGAATTGCGGCGGTGGTTGACGCCCCGCACCGCACCACGGTACTTTTCCGGATTGTCCCACGCATCGCCAGGAGCCGCGCCGCGGCTTTTCCGGCGCGCCCGCGTTCCGCCCCGCTCCGCGGCGGGCGCCCTCCAGACGGGTCCCCCAACACCAGGCTGTGCCGCATCCGCTGCTGATCGACTCGTTCCAGACCGTTCCCGCGTTCCGCGACCTGGCCGCAGGCCTGCCGCGCGCGGGCGAGTCGGTGGTCGCGGCGGGGCTGGCGGGCTCTTCGCCGCTGCTGCTGCTGTCCGCGCTGCACCGCGCCCGGCCGGAGCGCATGTGGCTGGTGGTGACGAGCGGCCCCGAAGACGCCGAAATGGCGTCCAGCGACCTGGAATCGGTGCTGGGCGACACCTCCGTCTTTCTGTATCCCCAGCGCGAATCCCTTCCCTACGAGGAGGGCGAGCCGCACCTGGAGATCGGCGGTACGCGGGTGGAGGCGCTGGAGGCGCTGCTGAGCGGGCGGGCGCGCGTGCTGGTGACCACCGCGCGCGCCATGCAGGAGCTGTCGCCGGCGGTCGAGGGGCTGCGCGACCTGCGCCTGGAACTGCGCGCCGGCGACACGCTTCGCCTGCCGGAACTGTCGGCGCGCCTGGAGGAGATGGGCTTTGAGCGCGTCGCCACCGTGGAAGAGGTGGGGCAGTACGCGCTGCGCGGCGGCATCGTCGACGTGTTCGGCTTCGGATCGCCGGAGCCGGCCCGCATCGAGCTGCTGGGCGACGAGGTGGACAGCATCCGCTTCTTCGACATCCTGTCGCAGCTGTCCGTCCGCACGGTCAACGTGCTGCAACTGCTGCCCGTCGACCTGCGCAACCCGGACGGCATCGGCGGGGCGCGCCGCACGGAATCGGCCGGGTCCACCGAGGAGCGGCGGTCGCTGCTGGACTACCTGCCCGAAGACACGCTGATCGTGCACCTGCACGGCTCGGGAACGCGGCAGGAGCTGGACCGCACCTGGGCCGAGGTCGCGCGCCTGCACGAAAGCGAGGCGCGGCGGGGAACGAAGCCGGAGCCGCCGGAGCGCGTCTTTCTTCCGCCGGTGGACGCCGTCCGCCGCCTGGCCGCGTTTCCGCAGCTCTTCGTGGAAGAAGCGGGCGACCTGCCGGTGCAGCGCTGGGCCCGCTTCCGCGCGCTGCCGCCGCCCGCCATCGACCGCGACATGGGGCGGCTGGGCGAGCTGCTCAAGTCCGCCGCCCACGCCGGGGAGCGCTCGCTCGTCCTCTGCGACAACCAGGGACAGCTGGAGCGCCTGCAGGAGCTGCTGGACGACCTGAAGGTCGCCCGCGCGGTGGAGCTGGCCATCGGCTCGCTGACCGGCGGGTTCGTGCTGATGGACGCGGAGCCGCCGTTCCGCGTGCTGACGGACCACGAGATCTTTCGCCGCTCGCGCCGCATCCGCAGGCGGCGCCGGTTTCGCGGCGGCGCGGCGCTGGAAAGCGTGGCCGCGCTCAAGCCCGGCGACTACGTGGTGCACATGGACCACGGCGTGGGGCAGTTCCGGCGGATGGAGCGCGTCCGCCTGGGCGAGGAGGAGTTCGAGACGCTGGTGATCGAGTACGCGGGCGGCGAACTGCTGCGCGTGCCCGTGCACCGGGTGGACCTGATCGAGCGCTGGGTCTCGGACGATGACGAGGCCGCGCCGCCCAAGGTGCACCGCATCGGCGGCAAGGACTGGTCGCGCGCCCGGCAGAAGACGCAGAAGGCCATTCAGGAGATGACGGCCGAGCTGCTGGAGCTGTACGCCAGCCGCCAGGCCGAGCAGGGCTACTCCTTCAGCGCCGACACGCGCTGGCAGCGGGAGATGGAGTCCGCTTTCCTGTTCGAGGACACGCCGGACCAGCGCCAGGCCACGGAAGACGTCAAGCGCGACATGGAGTCGCCGCGCCCCATGGACCGCCTGATCTGCGGCGACGTGGGATACGGCAAGACGGAGATCGCCATCCGCGCGGCGTTCAAGGCGGTGCAGGACGGCAAGCAGGTGGCCGTGCTGGTCCCCACGACGATTCTGGCCGAGCAGCACCTGCACACCTTCAGCGAGCGGCTGGCGGACTTTCCCGTCAAGATCGAGGCGCTGTCCCGCTTCCGCACCGCCAAGGAGCAGAGCTCCGTGCTCGCCCGGCTGGCGACGGGGGATGTGGACATCGTCGTGGGCACGCACCGCCTGCTTTCGCCCGACATCAAGTTCCGCGACCTGGGACTGATGGTGATTGACGAAGAGCAGCGCTTTGGCGTGAAGCACAAGGAGATGCTGAAGCAGCTGCGCCGCTCGGTGGACGTGCTGACGCTGACGGCGACGCCCATTCCGCGCACCCTGCACTTTTCGCTGCTGGGGCTGCGCGACATGACGCTGATTCAGACGCCCCCGCGCGACCGGCAGCCCGTGATCACCCACGTGCTCCCGTGGACGGACGCCATCCTGGAAGACGCCATCCGGCGCGAGCTGGACCGCGGCGGCCAGGTGTTCTTTGTCCACAACCGGGTGGAAACCATCGGCGCCGTCGCGCAGAAGGTGCAGGCGATGGTGCCCGACGCGCGCATCGGCATTGCGCACGGGCAGATGCGCGAAAAGGAACTGGAAGAGGTGATGACCCTCTTTCTGGAGGGCGAGGCCGACATCCTGGTGGCCACGGCGATCGTGGAGGCGGGGCTGGACGTGCCCCGCGCCAACACGCTGATCGTCAACCGGGCGGACCACTTCGGCCTGAGCCAGCTGTACCAGATCCGCGGCCGCGTGGGGCGCAGCCATCACCGCGCCTACTGCTACCTGCTGGTTCCGGACGAGATCGAGGAAGACGCCGAAAAGCGGCTGCGGGTGCTGGAGCACTACACCGAGCTGGGCAGCGGCTACCGCATCGCGCTCAAGGACCTTGAACTGCGCGGCGCGGGTAACATCCTGGGCCAGCAGCAGTCCGGCTTCGTGCATGCGGTGGGGCTGGACACCTACCTGCGGCTGCTGGAGGAAACCATCCGGCAGATCCGCGGCGCCGGAACCGACGGCCCCGCCCCGCTGGCCGACGTTTCGGTGGACGGTACCGCGCTGATTCCCGACGCGTACATCCCCGACGAGGCGCAGAAGCTGAGCTTCTACCGGCGCCTGAGCCGCGAAACCACGCTGGACGGGATCGAGGCCGTGCGCCGCGAACTGCGCGACCGGTACGGCCCGCTTCCGGAAGAGGTGGAGAGGCTGCTGGGAACCGCCTCGCTGCGGCTGCTGGGCGGCGAGTTGGGGGTGGAGCGGCTGCTGGTTCGCCCGTGGGACGTGCGCCTGAACTTTCGCAAGGGCGTGGTGCCGCGGATGGCGTCGCTGCAGCGGGCGCTGCAGGCGTGGCAGTTCAGCGTGGAGGTTCGCCGCCCCCTTCCCCTGTCGCTCACGCTGACGCGGCACGGCACGGAGCCGATTCTGAACACCCTGGTCCCCGCCCTGCGCGACCTGGCGGCGGAAATGGCAAAATGAAAGTGCGTGAGTGCGGGGTGCGTCAGTGCGTGAGTGCGAACGGCACCGGGCACCGGGCACTCGGCAC
This Longimicrobium terrae DNA region includes the following protein-coding sequences:
- the mfd gene encoding transcription-repair coupling factor, with product MPHPLLIDSFQTVPAFRDLAAGLPRAGESVVAAGLAGSSPLLLLSALHRARPERMWLVVTSGPEDAEMASSDLESVLGDTSVFLYPQRESLPYEEGEPHLEIGGTRVEALEALLSGRARVLVTTARAMQELSPAVEGLRDLRLELRAGDTLRLPELSARLEEMGFERVATVEEVGQYALRGGIVDVFGFGSPEPARIELLGDEVDSIRFFDILSQLSVRTVNVLQLLPVDLRNPDGIGGARRTESAGSTEERRSLLDYLPEDTLIVHLHGSGTRQELDRTWAEVARLHESEARRGTKPEPPERVFLPPVDAVRRLAAFPQLFVEEAGDLPVQRWARFRALPPPAIDRDMGRLGELLKSAAHAGERSLVLCDNQGQLERLQELLDDLKVARAVELAIGSLTGGFVLMDAEPPFRVLTDHEIFRRSRRIRRRRRFRGGAALESVAALKPGDYVVHMDHGVGQFRRMERVRLGEEEFETLVIEYAGGELLRVPVHRVDLIERWVSDDDEAAPPKVHRIGGKDWSRARQKTQKAIQEMTAELLELYASRQAEQGYSFSADTRWQREMESAFLFEDTPDQRQATEDVKRDMESPRPMDRLICGDVGYGKTEIAIRAAFKAVQDGKQVAVLVPTTILAEQHLHTFSERLADFPVKIEALSRFRTAKEQSSVLARLATGDVDIVVGTHRLLSPDIKFRDLGLMVIDEEQRFGVKHKEMLKQLRRSVDVLTLTATPIPRTLHFSLLGLRDMTLIQTPPRDRQPVITHVLPWTDAILEDAIRRELDRGGQVFFVHNRVETIGAVAQKVQAMVPDARIGIAHGQMREKELEEVMTLFLEGEADILVATAIVEAGLDVPRANTLIVNRADHFGLSQLYQIRGRVGRSHHRAYCYLLVPDEIEEDAEKRLRVLEHYTELGSGYRIALKDLELRGAGNILGQQQSGFVHAVGLDTYLRLLEETIRQIRGAGTDGPAPLADVSVDGTALIPDAYIPDEAQKLSFYRRLSRETTLDGIEAVRRELRDRYGPLPEEVERLLGTASLRLLGGELGVERLLVRPWDVRLNFRKGVVPRMASLQRALQAWQFSVEVRRPLPLSLTLTRHGTEPILNTLVPALRDLAAEMAK